Proteins co-encoded in one uncultured Draconibacterium sp. genomic window:
- the hisB gene encoding bifunctional histidinol-phosphatase/imidazoleglycerol-phosphate dehydratase HisB, with protein sequence MKKVLFIDRDGTLNYETADEQIDAFEKLEFLPKVFRNMHYIRKNLDYELVMVTNQDGLGTDSFPEDTFWPVHNFILKAFENEGVVFDDICIDRHFPEDNSTTRKPATGMLTKYIEGEYDLANSFVIGDRKTDIMLAKNLGAKGIFINNGDQVEELEKEGLADVCTLISDDWDDIYACVASPQRTAKVERTTKETAISVSLNLDGSGVCNISTGLGFFDHMLEQIGRHSGVDLDIQVKGDLEVDEHHTIEDTALALGEAFKNAVGNKLGMERYGFCLPMDECLVMAAIDFGGRPWLVWDADFKREMVGDMPTEMFMHFFKSFSDAALCNLNIKAEGTNEHHKIEAIFKALAKSIKMAIRRDVFNFDLPSTKGTL encoded by the coding sequence ATGAAAAAAGTACTGTTTATAGACCGCGACGGAACCTTGAATTACGAAACTGCTGATGAGCAAATCGATGCTTTTGAGAAGCTGGAGTTTCTTCCCAAGGTTTTCCGCAATATGCATTACATCCGTAAAAATCTGGATTACGAGCTGGTAATGGTTACCAATCAGGATGGTTTGGGCACCGATTCATTTCCGGAAGATACGTTTTGGCCGGTACATAATTTTATACTGAAAGCCTTTGAGAACGAAGGTGTTGTTTTCGACGATATTTGTATCGATCGCCACTTTCCTGAGGATAATTCTACCACCCGCAAACCGGCAACCGGAATGCTTACAAAATATATTGAAGGTGAATACGACCTGGCAAATAGTTTTGTTATCGGCGATCGGAAAACCGATATTATGCTGGCGAAAAACCTCGGAGCAAAAGGTATTTTCATTAATAACGGCGATCAGGTTGAAGAACTGGAAAAAGAAGGACTTGCAGATGTTTGCACTTTGATTTCCGACGACTGGGACGATATATACGCTTGTGTGGCCTCGCCGCAACGAACAGCAAAAGTTGAACGAACCACAAAAGAAACGGCAATTTCTGTTTCATTGAATCTTGATGGATCGGGAGTATGCAATATTTCAACAGGTTTGGGCTTTTTCGATCACATGCTGGAACAAATAGGCCGCCACAGTGGCGTTGATCTCGATATTCAGGTAAAAGGAGATCTGGAAGTGGATGAACATCATACCATTGAAGACACAGCGCTGGCTTTAGGCGAGGCATTTAAAAATGCTGTTGGCAATAAGCTGGGCATGGAACGTTACGGATTTTGCCTGCCAATGGACGAGTGCCTGGTAATGGCTGCTATTGACTTTGGCGGACGTCCGTGGTTAGTTTGGGACGCCGATTTTAAACGAGAAATGGTTGGCGACATGCCTACCGAAATGTTTATGCATTTTTTTAAATCGTTCTCCGATGCAGCTTTGTGTAATTTGAATATTAAAGCCGAAGGCACCAACGAACACCATAAAATTGAAGCTATTTTTAAAGCCTTGGCGAAATCTATTAAAATGGCCATTCGCCGCGATGTATTTAACTTTGATTTGCCATCAACAAAAGGGACATTATAA
- the hisH gene encoding imidazole glycerol phosphate synthase subunit HisH: MNIVIIKYNAGNIESVNNALNRLGVNAEITADHDKIRNADKVIFPGVGEASTTMAYLRENKLDELIVSLKQPVLGICLGLQLMCSHSEENDTQCLGIFNEKVKRFIPKPGEEYITKVPHMGWNAIKDLKSELFTTDLENEYVYFVHSYYAEKSEHTIATCNYILPFSAALHRDNFYATQFHPEKSGTVGAKILENFLKL, from the coding sequence ATGAACATTGTAATAATAAAATATAACGCCGGGAACATTGAATCGGTAAACAATGCACTCAACCGGTTGGGGGTAAATGCAGAAATAACGGCAGATCACGACAAAATCAGAAATGCAGATAAAGTGATCTTTCCGGGAGTTGGCGAGGCCAGCACAACAATGGCGTACCTGCGCGAGAACAAGCTCGACGAACTGATTGTTTCGCTAAAACAACCTGTTTTGGGTATTTGCCTTGGACTTCAGTTGATGTGCTCGCATTCGGAAGAGAACGATACCCAGTGCCTGGGTATTTTCAATGAGAAGGTAAAACGTTTTATTCCAAAACCAGGCGAAGAATACATTACCAAAGTTCCGCACATGGGTTGGAATGCCATAAAAGACCTGAAAAGCGAGCTTTTTACGACTGATCTGGAAAATGAATACGTTTACTTTGTGCACTCGTATTATGCCGAAAAAAGTGAGCATACCATTGCCACATGCAACTATATTCTTCCGTTTAGTGCTGCTTTGCATCGCGATAATTTTTATGCCACCCAATTTCACCCGGAAAAAAGTGGAACTGTTGGTGCAAAAATATTGGAGAACTTTCTAAAACTCTAA
- a CDS encoding TlpA disulfide reductase family protein, which yields MKKLLSILSIILYAMSAFAQLSAIPEKEIPADYGYLVKIGQQMPNIEMKLTDGTTISTADLKGKVTMLQFTASWCSVCRKEMPHIEKDIWQKHKDNNDFILIGVDMDEPLDKVKDFKETMRITYPLALDPGADIFYTFAAEGAGVTRNVIIDKTGKIVYMTRLFKEDEFNEMVEVIDLLLNE from the coding sequence ATGAAAAAACTACTATCCATACTCAGTATAATATTATATGCCATGTCTGCATTTGCCCAACTTAGTGCAATCCCCGAAAAAGAAATTCCGGCCGATTACGGTTACCTTGTAAAAATTGGCCAGCAAATGCCCAATATCGAAATGAAACTTACCGACGGCACCACAATTTCAACAGCCGACCTAAAAGGAAAAGTTACCATGCTACAATTTACTGCCAGCTGGTGTTCGGTATGCCGAAAAGAAATGCCACACATTGAAAAAGATATCTGGCAAAAACACAAGGATAACAACGATTTTATACTGATTGGCGTTGACATGGACGAGCCGCTTGATAAGGTGAAAGATTTTAAGGAAACAATGAGAATTACCTATCCGCTGGCACTCGATCCTGGCGCCGATATTTTTTACACTTTTGCCGCTGAAGGTGCTGGTGTTACCAGAAACGTGATCATAGACAAAACAGGAAAGATTGTATATATGACCCGCCTTTTTAAAGAAGATGAATTTAATGAAATGGTGGAAGTTATCGATCTTTTGTTGAACGAATAA
- a CDS encoding Crp/Fnr family transcriptional regulator produces MTQDSTNNCNNRNKSHGGGCKLCIQEHKNSIFSPLNQEEIDFLIDKKRQITYNVGETITKQNTASTSVICINEGLAKFYVESANGKNVIVRIAKAGDFISGGGLFNGNFQHFSVSAITKVKCCMIDSANLTSIFGKNNEFAVKLLRSHTKQNNYLLKKLVDHTQKYMPGRVADTLLYLKNEIFNSHTFSVPLTRQELAEMSNMTKESFVRILHQFKDSEYIDTKGNTISILDESSLVSISENG; encoded by the coding sequence ATGACGCAAGACAGTACCAACAATTGTAACAATAGAAATAAGTCGCATGGAGGAGGTTGCAAGTTGTGTATCCAGGAACATAAAAACAGCATTTTTTCTCCACTAAACCAAGAGGAGATTGACTTTTTAATTGACAAAAAAAGACAAATTACATATAATGTTGGAGAAACAATTACAAAACAAAATACGGCATCAACTTCAGTAATTTGTATTAACGAAGGCTTAGCTAAATTTTATGTTGAAAGCGCGAATGGCAAAAACGTAATTGTGCGTATCGCCAAAGCTGGCGACTTTATTTCTGGAGGCGGTCTTTTTAACGGAAACTTTCAACATTTTAGCGTTTCAGCAATCACCAAAGTAAAATGTTGTATGATTGATTCGGCCAACCTAACCAGCATTTTTGGCAAAAACAACGAATTTGCAGTTAAACTATTACGCAGCCACACCAAACAAAACAATTATCTGCTAAAAAAACTGGTCGATCATACACAGAAATACATGCCAGGAAGAGTGGCTGATACCTTATTGTATTTAAAGAATGAGATTTTTAATTCTCATACCTTTTCAGTACCACTTACAAGGCAAGAATTAGCAGAAATGTCAAACATGACAAAAGAAAGCTTTGTTCGGATACTTCATCAATTTAAAGATTCAGAATATATTGACACCAAGGGAAACACAATCAGTATATTAGACGAAAGTTCATTAGTTTCCATTAGCGAAAACGGATAA
- a CDS encoding cytochrome b/b6 domain-containing protein: MSSENKIYFYPMWLRIWHGINALGIIILIITGISMNSGFKESLINFRLSVQLHNIVGALVSLNYLLFIFGNMFTNNKKFYIVKPRNFLKRPMKQAYYYAWGMFHGMKAPYPLSEKRKFNPLQKYFYLMVMYVAVPLVIVSGIGLMFPELIFDDIYNVSGVLITAVTHSAMGFFISIFLIIHLYVASIGKSPIENFKSIISGWHHV, translated from the coding sequence ATGAGCTCAGAAAATAAAATATACTTCTATCCAATGTGGCTGCGCATTTGGCACGGAATAAACGCCTTAGGCATCATTATTCTTATTATTACCGGAATAAGTATGAACAGTGGTTTTAAGGAGTCGCTGATTAACTTTCGCCTTAGTGTTCAGCTTCATAATATTGTTGGTGCATTGGTATCGCTGAATTACCTGCTTTTTATTTTTGGAAACATGTTTACCAATAATAAAAAGTTTTACATCGTAAAACCACGAAATTTTCTGAAAAGGCCGATGAAACAAGCCTATTATTATGCCTGGGGTATGTTTCACGGAATGAAAGCCCCCTATCCGCTTTCGGAAAAAAGAAAATTTAATCCACTTCAAAAATATTTCTATTTAATGGTAATGTACGTTGCTGTACCACTGGTTATTGTAAGTGGAATCGGGTTAATGTTTCCTGAATTAATTTTTGATGATATATACAATGTTAGTGGAGTGCTAATAACTGCGGTTACTCATTCGGCAATGGGATTCTTTATTTCCATTTTCCTGATTATTCACTTATATGTTGCATCAATTGGGAAATCACCAATCGAAAATTTTAAAAGTATTATTAGTGGCTGGCATCATGTTTAA
- a CDS encoding cytochrome c gives MKALKIILSIVVMGLIFGGCTYNFIVEEEVVDPNDPNTPDVSFSAEIAPIYASKCTSCHTTGNQNPDLTSANAYNSLNSSRYINTSDPASSLIYTKPSPTGNHVKYSEAEAALVLTWITQGAQNN, from the coding sequence ATGAAAGCACTAAAAATTATATTATCAATAGTTGTTATGGGATTGATTTTTGGTGGCTGCACGTACAATTTTATTGTTGAAGAAGAAGTTGTAGATCCTAATGATCCGAATACTCCTGATGTATCGTTTTCAGCTGAGATCGCTCCTATTTATGCTTCAAAATGTACTTCGTGCCATACCACCGGCAATCAAAATCCAGACCTTACTTCTGCCAATGCGTATAATTCGCTTAACAGCAGCCGCTACATAAACACTTCAGATCCGGCATCGAGCTTGATTTACACAAAACCAAGCCCAACAGGAAACCACGTAAAGTATTCTGAAGCCGAAGCTGCGCTGGTGCTAACATGGATAACGCAAGGAGCTCAAAACAATTAA
- a CDS encoding DUF5777 family beta-barrel protein, whose protein sequence is MMKKYILILIILGVTFSNSFAQEEDADPVYAFNSGILIDAQTSFIPDARTLEFVIQHKFGSLENGKSDLWGIYAPGSNVRLGLNYVPIKNFQFGAGITKKFMYTDLNAKWKVLQQKTSGMPISFTLFGNVAIDGRNAESIGTGKTVDTKGQTMPSYIDFSDRLSYFSQAMVTRKFSDWLTLQAAASFTHYNMVGWDYDHDVIGLHFSGKIKFSPQGSFIFNYDNPLKIKDITEQYTWDTHAKENVSFGVEFFTFTHAFQIYVGTAQGILPQDMMMYNQQDWTDKGLAIGFTITRIWMF, encoded by the coding sequence ATGATGAAAAAATATATATTGATTCTGATTATTTTAGGAGTAACTTTTTCCAATTCGTTCGCTCAGGAGGAGGACGCGGATCCGGTATACGCTTTTAACAGCGGAATACTGATTGATGCGCAAACATCTTTTATTCCTGATGCCAGGACATTGGAATTTGTTATTCAACACAAATTTGGTTCGCTCGAAAACGGGAAATCCGATTTGTGGGGGATTTATGCTCCGGGATCTAATGTAAGGTTAGGACTAAACTACGTACCGATTAAAAATTTTCAATTCGGAGCAGGTATTACAAAAAAATTCATGTATACCGATCTTAATGCGAAGTGGAAAGTACTTCAGCAAAAAACAAGCGGCATGCCAATATCGTTTACATTATTTGGCAATGTTGCCATTGATGGAAGAAACGCTGAATCGATTGGAACGGGAAAAACTGTTGATACAAAAGGACAAACAATGCCTAGTTACATCGATTTTAGCGATAGATTATCGTATTTTTCACAAGCAATGGTAACCCGTAAATTCAGCGATTGGTTAACACTACAGGCTGCGGCAAGTTTTACGCACTACAATATGGTAGGTTGGGATTACGACCACGATGTAATCGGACTTCATTTTAGTGGAAAAATTAAATTTTCGCCACAAGGGTCATTTATTTTCAACTACGACAATCCTCTAAAAATAAAAGATATAACAGAACAATACACCTGGGATACACATGCTAAGGAAAATGTATCGTTTGGTGTTGAGTTTTTTACGTTCACCCATGCGTTCCAAATTTATGTTGGAACTGCACAAGGAATACTTCCGCAAGATATGATGATGTATAACCAACAAGACTGGACTGACAAAGGTTTAGCTATTGGTTTTACCATAACCCGTATCTGGATGTTCTAA
- a CDS encoding cytochrome c3 family protein translates to MKYFISLQILLFLAISFQSSGQFYADPKSHDCLKCHSQQTYSFHNDMMDTEERRLMNPYLIIDTVRLRAGVHQSFDCTDCHSYDYLTYPHAASLKLEPMMTCLDCHAGDESYAHYQFEKIDEEVQKSVHYQKFGDTFTCSKCHDQHYYSTTARTSSSVVEIVENSNAMCLSCHNDMKQFSLISENKQLAVVDIHDWLPNQELHFKHVRCIECHTATEDDLMVSHNILSKEEAVRRCAECHSSNSLLKASLYKYQNLQQRAEDGTVKGLITNESYVIGSHQIPILKTISLIIFFATVLGIVIHLIFRIIIKKK, encoded by the coding sequence ATGAAATATTTCATCTCATTACAAATTCTGTTGTTTCTGGCTATCTCGTTTCAGAGTTCTGGGCAATTTTACGCTGATCCGAAAAGTCACGACTGTTTAAAATGTCACTCGCAACAAACATATTCGTTTCATAACGATATGATGGATACCGAAGAAAGAAGACTGATGAATCCATACCTGATAATCGATACTGTGCGTTTACGGGCTGGAGTTCATCAAAGTTTTGATTGTACTGATTGCCATTCGTACGATTATTTAACGTATCCTCATGCTGCATCGTTAAAACTGGAGCCCATGATGACCTGTTTAGATTGTCATGCCGGCGACGAATCATACGCCCACTACCAGTTTGAAAAAATTGACGAGGAGGTACAAAAAAGTGTTCATTATCAAAAATTTGGCGACACCTTCACTTGTTCAAAATGTCACGATCAGCACTATTATTCTACAACTGCCCGTACAAGCAGCAGTGTTGTAGAAATTGTTGAAAACAGTAATGCAATGTGTTTGTCGTGCCACAACGATATGAAACAATTTAGCCTGATTTCAGAAAACAAACAACTGGCTGTTGTTGATATTCACGATTGGCTACCTAACCAGGAATTACACTTTAAACACGTTCGATGTATTGAGTGCCACACCGCAACCGAAGATGATTTAATGGTGTCGCACAACATTCTATCAAAAGAAGAAGCCGTGCGTCGCTGTGCAGAATGCCACTCATCAAATTCACTGTTAAAAGCATCACTGTATAAATATCAGAATTTACAACAACGGGCAGAAGATGGTACTGTAAAAGGACTAATAACCAACGAAAGTTATGTGATTGGATCGCACCAGATTCCAATCCTTAAAACAATCAGTTTAATCATCTTTTTTGCAACTGTACTGGGAATTGTCATTCATTTAATTTTCAGAATCATCATTAAAAAGAAATAA
- the purU gene encoding formyltetrahydrofolate deformylase, whose protein sequence is MKTIKTLHERKDTAILLIHCPDKQGILATVTEFLNKNKGNILYLDQHVDRQEKIFYMRVEWELENFAIPADKVGEYFHTLIGSPLQMNWKIYFSNEIPRMALFVSKMPHCLFDILARYTAGEWDVEIPMIISNHETLRPVAERFDIDFHYFPINKENKEEQEAAELKLLKENNIDFVVLARYMQILSEDFVKNYPNKVINIHHSFLPAFAGAKPYHAAHTRGVKIIGATSHYVTTELDAGPIIEQDVTRCSHVDTVEKLIRKGRDLEKIVLSQAVYKHLQRKVLVYKNRTVVFN, encoded by the coding sequence ATGAAGACAATAAAAACATTACACGAAAGAAAGGACACCGCAATACTGTTAATTCACTGTCCGGATAAACAAGGAATTCTAGCTACAGTAACTGAGTTTCTGAATAAAAACAAAGGAAACATCCTTTACCTCGATCAACATGTCGATCGTCAGGAAAAGATCTTTTACATGCGGGTAGAATGGGAATTGGAAAATTTTGCGATTCCTGCCGATAAGGTCGGAGAGTATTTTCACACCCTAATTGGCAGTCCGCTGCAAATGAACTGGAAGATTTACTTCTCTAATGAAATTCCACGTATGGCACTGTTTGTATCGAAAATGCCACATTGTTTGTTCGATATCCTGGCGCGTTACACTGCCGGCGAATGGGATGTGGAAATACCGATGATTATTAGTAACCACGAAACTTTACGCCCGGTTGCCGAACGTTTTGATATCGATTTTCACTACTTTCCGATTAATAAAGAAAACAAGGAAGAGCAGGAAGCCGCGGAACTAAAACTGTTAAAGGAAAACAACATCGATTTTGTGGTACTGGCACGTTACATGCAAATTCTTTCGGAAGATTTTGTAAAGAATTATCCAAATAAAGTGATCAATATTCATCATTCTTTCTTACCGGCATTTGCGGGTGCAAAACCTTATCATGCCGCACATACACGTGGCGTTAAAATTATTGGAGCAACAAGCCATTACGTTACTACCGAGCTGGATGCAGGGCCAATTATCGAACAAGATGTTACTCGTTGCAGCCACGTTGATACCGTAGAAAAACTAATACGAAAAGGTCGCGATTTGGAAAAAATCGTTCTTTCGCAAGCCGTTTACAAACACCTCCAGCGTAAAGTGTTGGTATATAAAAACAGAACGGTTGTGTTTAACTAG
- the hisC gene encoding histidinol-phosphate transaminase — protein MELNNLLRENIKNLKPYSSARDEFSGDAMVFLDANENPFNEPYNRYPDPLQRLVKEKIAVLKKVGSENIFLGNGSDEPIDLLIRAFCEPGKDNVITIDPTYGMYKVAADISGVELRKVSLTEDFQLNINDILGETDKNTKLIFLCSPNNPTGNSLKKEAMLELANQFHGLVIVDEAYIDFAPGKTLMPELEHYPNLVILQTFSKAWGMAGIRLGMAFGSTELIGVLNKIKYPYNLNILTQEKAMLLLDKKVTVQKWVKLLIAERDKMAKLLVEFPFVVKVYPSEANFLLVKMHDARGIYNYLVEEGIIVRDRSKVHLCDESLRITIGNSEENENLLSALRKLI, from the coding sequence ATGGAACTAAATAATCTATTAAGAGAGAACATAAAAAACCTAAAACCGTACTCATCGGCACGCGACGAGTTTAGTGGCGACGCCATGGTTTTTCTTGATGCCAACGAAAACCCGTTTAACGAACCTTACAATCGTTATCCGGATCCGTTGCAACGACTGGTTAAAGAAAAAATAGCGGTCTTAAAAAAAGTTGGATCAGAGAATATATTCCTTGGAAATGGTAGCGACGAACCGATCGATTTACTGATTCGTGCCTTTTGTGAGCCAGGAAAAGACAATGTGATTACCATCGACCCAACTTACGGGATGTACAAAGTGGCTGCCGATATTTCGGGTGTTGAACTTCGTAAAGTTTCATTAACCGAAGATTTTCAGCTGAATATTAATGACATTCTTGGCGAAACCGACAAAAATACCAAACTGATTTTTTTATGCTCGCCCAACAATCCAACCGGCAACAGTTTAAAAAAAGAAGCAATGCTGGAGCTCGCCAATCAATTTCACGGACTGGTTATTGTTGACGAAGCGTACATCGACTTTGCACCGGGGAAAACCCTGATGCCGGAACTGGAACACTACCCCAATCTGGTAATTCTGCAAACTTTTTCGAAAGCATGGGGAATGGCCGGCATTCGTTTGGGAATGGCCTTTGGAAGTACAGAATTGATTGGAGTTCTCAATAAAATTAAGTACCCATATAACCTGAATATTCTTACGCAGGAAAAAGCAATGTTATTGCTTGATAAAAAAGTTACGGTGCAGAAGTGGGTAAAACTGCTTATTGCCGAGCGCGATAAAATGGCAAAGCTGCTTGTGGAGTTTCCGTTTGTAGTAAAGGTTTATCCATCCGAAGCAAATTTCCTACTGGTTAAAATGCACGATGCCCGTGGTATCTACAATTATCTGGTTGAAGAAGGAATTATTGTTCGCGATCGCTCGAAAGTTCATTTGTGCGACGAGAGTTTGCGAATAACCATTGGTAATTCAGAGGAAAACGAAAACCTGTTAAGTGCGCTAAGAAAACTAATTTAA
- the hisD gene encoding histidinol dehydrogenase, translating into MKTYINPGRNTWPDILKRPLFDVSELYGRVQNILTEIREQGDEKLREYTERFDGVKLDSFEVSAEEITKAEATIDQDLKDAIALAAENIKAFHSAQMPEVKKMATRPGVTCWQKPVAIEKVGLYIPGGTAPLFSTVLMLALPAKIAGCKQIVLCSPPNKNGEIHPAILYAAKVAGVTQIYKLGGVQAIGAMAYGTETVPKTYKIFGPGNQYVTAAKQLVSMNDVSIDMPAGPSEVLVVADKTSNAAFVASDLLSQAEHGADSQVVLVTDNENTLKEVVAEVEAQVAQLPRKDLAEKALSNSVLIVVSDDAERVDLINEYAPEHLIISTKKYMELADKITNAGSVFLGEFTPESAGDYASGTNHTLPTNGWARSYSGVNLDSFLKKITFQEINEEGLLTIGPSIEKMAATEQLEAHKNAVTLRLKFLAD; encoded by the coding sequence ATGAAGACTTATATAAATCCGGGAAGAAATACCTGGCCCGATATTTTAAAACGTCCGCTTTTCGATGTTTCGGAGTTGTACGGTCGCGTGCAAAATATATTAACTGAAATTCGTGAGCAGGGCGATGAAAAACTTCGCGAATACACAGAACGTTTTGACGGTGTTAAACTCGATAGTTTTGAAGTTTCGGCTGAAGAAATTACCAAAGCAGAAGCCACAATCGACCAGGATTTGAAAGACGCGATTGCTTTAGCGGCTGAAAACATAAAGGCTTTCCACAGCGCCCAAATGCCGGAAGTCAAAAAAATGGCAACCAGACCCGGGGTAACTTGCTGGCAAAAGCCGGTGGCCATCGAAAAAGTTGGATTGTATATTCCGGGAGGAACAGCGCCGCTTTTTTCAACAGTTTTGATGTTGGCTCTTCCGGCAAAAATTGCGGGTTGTAAACAAATAGTACTTTGTTCTCCTCCAAATAAAAATGGAGAAATCCATCCGGCAATTTTGTATGCCGCAAAGGTTGCAGGCGTAACCCAAATCTACAAACTGGGTGGCGTACAAGCTATCGGAGCAATGGCTTATGGTACGGAAACGGTTCCGAAAACCTACAAAATTTTCGGCCCGGGAAACCAATACGTAACGGCTGCCAAACAACTGGTTAGCATGAATGACGTTTCAATCGATATGCCAGCCGGTCCTTCGGAAGTATTGGTTGTTGCCGATAAAACATCAAATGCAGCTTTTGTTGCTTCCGATCTGTTGTCGCAGGCCGAACACGGTGCCGATAGCCAGGTTGTATTGGTTACCGATAACGAAAATACGTTAAAAGAAGTAGTTGCTGAAGTTGAAGCACAAGTTGCTCAACTGCCAAGAAAAGATCTCGCCGAGAAAGCGCTTTCGAATAGTGTTTTGATCGTTGTTTCGGATGATGCAGAACGTGTCGATCTGATCAATGAGTACGCGCCGGAACATTTAATCATCAGCACAAAAAAATATATGGAGTTGGCAGATAAAATCACCAACGCAGGTTCGGTATTCCTGGGCGAATTTACACCTGAAAGTGCCGGAGATTATGCTTCGGGCACCAACCATACGCTGCCGACAAACGGCTGGGCACGCTCATACAGCGGAGTAAATCTCGATAGCTTTCTAAAAAAGATCACCTTCCAGGAAATAAATGAAGAAGGACTTTTGACAATTGGTCCCTCTATTGAAAAAATGGCCGCTACTGAACAACTTGAAGCGCACAAAAATGCAGTAACTTTACGTTTGAAATTTTTAGCTGATTAG
- a CDS encoding GIY-YIG nuclease family protein, whose amino-acid sequence MKGGYVYIMSNVKRTTFYIGVTSDLKTRIADHKNGIGSEFTSKYKLTDLMYFEDFPDICQAIDREKQLKNWHRDWKVNLIKSVNPEMNDLY is encoded by the coding sequence ATGAAAGGAGGATATGTTTATATAATGAGTAATGTAAAAAGAACCACGTTTTATATCGGTGTAACAAGTGATCTGAAAACAAGAATTGCTGACCACAAAAATGGAATTGGTTCTGAATTTACATCAAAGTATAAACTAACAGATTTAATGTACTTCGAAGATTTTCCGGATATTTGTCAGGCCATCGATCGGGAAAAACAACTGAAGAACTGGCATCGCGATTGGAAAGTCAACCTTATAAAATCTGTTAATCCTGAAATGAATGATCTTTATTGA
- the argB gene encoding acetylglutamate kinase, producing MDRLTIIKVGGKVVEEPESLNALLDQFRKISGNKLLVHGGGRTATEIAKRLDIETKMVDGRRITDADMLEVVTMVYGGLVNKKIVAGLQARDMNAVGLTGADLGLIKAHKRPVQDVDYGFVGDVDDVNARELRMLIDENVIPVVAPLTHDAKGQLLNTNADTIASELAIELSNYFKVYLFYCFEKRGVLTDPNDETSVIYDLDYKLFDQYKNEGVISDGMIPKLDNGFRAKAKGVQEILITNPENIATGRGTRLT from the coding sequence ATGGATAGGCTAACAATCATAAAAGTAGGAGGAAAAGTAGTTGAAGAACCAGAATCGTTAAACGCACTGCTCGATCAGTTTCGTAAAATTTCAGGAAATAAATTGCTGGTTCATGGCGGAGGTCGTACAGCTACCGAAATAGCTAAACGATTAGATATTGAAACCAAAATGGTTGATGGCCGAAGGATTACCGATGCCGACATGCTTGAAGTAGTAACCATGGTTTATGGAGGTTTGGTGAATAAAAAGATTGTTGCCGGATTACAGGCTCGCGATATGAATGCAGTGGGGCTTACCGGAGCCGATCTCGGATTAATAAAAGCGCATAAGCGACCGGTACAAGATGTTGATTACGGTTTTGTTGGAGATGTTGACGATGTTAATGCCCGCGAACTGCGAATGCTGATTGATGAAAACGTTATTCCGGTTGTTGCCCCACTAACCCACGATGCAAAAGGCCAGTTATTAAATACCAATGCCGATACAATTGCTTCGGAATTAGCGATTGAATTATCGAATTATTTTAAGGTTTATCTTTTCTATTGTTTCGAGAAACGTGGCGTTTTAACCGATCCAAACGACGAAACCTCAGTAATTTACGATCTCGACTACAAATTATTTGATCAATATAAAAACGAAGGTGTTATCAGCGATGGAATGATACCAAAACTGGACAATGGCTTCAGAGCAAAAGCAAAAGGCGTTCAGGAAATACTAATCACCAACCCTGAAAATATTGCAACGGGAAGAGGTACCCGTTTAACCTGA